The Gammaproteobacteria bacterium genome includes a region encoding these proteins:
- a CDS encoding trypsin-like peptidase domain-containing protein, protein MQFKKMLTFIVQSITIGLAAAFVILLLRSHLSVDQPTIAMGAGAKPSDTFFRAIGAPPISKHEVASYADAVEAAIPAVVNIHTAKILPQRTNPLFEDPLFRHFFGDAQMLPSKRLETSLGSGVIIDNEGYILTNVHVIEGADEIKVTLNDGRQAEAIIVGTDPESDLAVLQIGLDDLPSIAFGNSDALRVGDVVLAIGNPYGYAQTVTQGIVSATGRDQLGINTFEDFIQTDAAINPGNSGGALVNVQGELIGINTVIYSKTGASHGISFAIPMSIAKEVMDEIIQFGRVVRGWLGLVARRVPPELATSPGSFESGVLVAAVLTNGPADQAGIEPGDIVTHIRGQPVTDAGQAIRTIAKIEPGTEITVTVRRGEDQLTLRPTVVQRPPVSPR, encoded by the coding sequence ATGCAGTTTAAAAAAATGCTCACTTTCATTGTCCAGTCGATCACCATCGGCCTCGCCGCAGCGTTTGTGATATTACTGCTTCGATCCCACCTGTCCGTGGACCAACCAACCATTGCAATGGGTGCTGGGGCGAAGCCCAGCGACACGTTTTTTCGCGCCATTGGTGCGCCACCCATTTCCAAACACGAGGTGGCCTCTTATGCGGATGCAGTCGAAGCTGCGATACCCGCCGTCGTCAACATCCATACCGCGAAAATCCTCCCACAGCGGACCAATCCACTCTTTGAAGATCCTTTGTTCCGGCATTTCTTTGGTGATGCACAAATGTTACCAAGCAAGCGACTTGAGACCAGCTTAGGATCAGGCGTCATTATCGACAATGAAGGATACATCTTAACGAACGTTCACGTGATCGAAGGTGCTGATGAAATCAAGGTTACATTAAATGACGGACGCCAAGCGGAAGCGATTATCGTCGGCACAGACCCCGAAAGCGATCTCGCCGTACTCCAAATTGGACTTGATGACCTGCCGTCCATCGCTTTCGGCAATTCTGATGCGCTCCGCGTTGGCGACGTAGTATTGGCGATCGGCAATCCCTACGGCTATGCACAAACGGTCACCCAAGGTATTGTCAGTGCAACCGGCCGCGATCAGCTCGGCATCAACACTTTTGAAGATTTTATCCAGACAGACGCGGCCATTAACCCAGGTAATTCTGGTGGTGCACTGGTTAACGTTCAGGGAGAGCTCATTGGAATCAATACGGTGATTTACTCTAAGACCGGCGCCTCCCATGGAATCAGCTTTGCCATCCCGATGAGCATCGCCAAGGAAGTGATGGATGAAATCATCCAATTCGGGCGCGTTGTGCGCGGATGGTTGGGTCTCGTTGCTCGGCGCGTCCCCCCAGAGCTAGCCACGTCCCCTGGTTCATTCGAAAGCGGGGTTTTGGTGGCCGCTGTGCTAACGAACGGACCGGCAGACCAGGCGGGTATTGAGCCGGGAGATATCGTTACCCATATTAGGGGCCAGCCTGTTACTGACGCCGGGCAGGCCATTCGCACGATCGCTAAGATTGAACCTGGCACCGAAATTACCGTGACCGTGCGACGTGGAGAAGACCAACTCACCCTTCGGCCAACGGTTGTGCAACGACCACCGGTATCTCCCCGCTGA
- the petA gene encoding ubiquinol-cytochrome c reductase iron-sulfur subunit, whose product MSENAVDGARRRFLTALSTLIGAVGIVFAAVPFVASMKPSARARAIGGPVEVDISRLKPGQLMVDKWRGKPVWILRRSEETLATLPSLDDKLVDPTSEEAQQPEYAKNEYRSITPEYLVVIGLCTHLGCSPKLVARGGARDLGPRWPGGFFCPCHGSLFDLAGRVYKGWPAPANLIVPPYRFLSTTRLLIGDDGAVA is encoded by the coding sequence ATGAGTGAAAACGCCGTAGACGGCGCCAGGCGGCGATTTCTTACGGCGCTGAGCACCCTGATAGGCGCCGTCGGCATCGTATTCGCCGCGGTGCCCTTCGTTGCGTCCATGAAGCCGAGTGCGCGGGCCAGAGCGATCGGTGGGCCAGTTGAGGTGGATATCAGCAGATTGAAGCCAGGGCAGCTGATGGTGGACAAATGGCGTGGTAAACCCGTATGGATCCTAAGACGTAGTGAGGAGACATTGGCTACATTGCCGTCACTCGATGATAAGTTAGTTGATCCCACCTCAGAGGAGGCGCAACAGCCCGAATATGCTAAGAATGAGTACCGATCGATCACACCTGAATATCTTGTTGTGATCGGGTTGTGTACGCATCTCGGATGTTCGCCCAAGCTCGTGGCGAGGGGCGGCGCCCGCGACCTGGGTCCCCGTTGGCCTGGCGGGTTTTTCTGTCCATGCCATGGTTCTCTTTTTGACCTGGCTGGTCGCGTCTACAAAGGTTGGCCGGCCCCTGCAAATCTGATCGTCCCGCCCTACCGCTTTCTTAGCACAACACGTCTTTTGATCGGCGACGATGGAGCGGTCGCATAA